A single region of the Polypterus senegalus isolate Bchr_013 unplaced genomic scaffold, ASM1683550v1 scaffold_5361, whole genome shotgun sequence genome encodes:
- the LOC120522107 gene encoding zinc finger CCHC domain-containing protein 12-like, giving the protein MSHDHYQTAMRHLRFDNKDTYGERVRNDRFAVISDICTAIPGYPPALFFTDIGRLVETFVRSSSSPINYGYRKLRFFSGNLPVPSEEEAFQTWIDQATQALGEWEAPDPIKRQRIVESLRAPASDIIRNLKRDKPDCTAAEYLEALREIYGCVESSEELKYLFEHTYQKEGEKLSTFVTRLDKILHQVILKDGLTPETASQALLRQILRGALPLDPILLKLRVRGQDEPLTYSRLMKTIREEEVLVAAKYQPATTLNSLNIGTSAYSALTTLNVSADDEQQQIKPPTPCPLGSTGEESTLDILMQAVTQVAKSHSTLQQAFNDSQRLVTQVIQTQEELRQSIGDIQKAVVSLAFEKTTSGAQHANKKPLDRRRCFYCGKTGHLQAQCTEDRVTFDPLEEILSALQERLQSQKSSENSKGPR; this is encoded by the coding sequence TACAGCCATACCAGGGTATCCTCCTGCATTGTTCTTCACTGATATAGGAAGACTGGTAGAGACCTTTGTGCGCAGTTCTTCTTCACCTATTAATTATGGATACCGAAAACTGCGATTCTTCAGCGGAAACCTACCTGTGCCGAGTGAAGAAGAAGCATTTCAGACCTGGATTGATCAAGCCACACAAGCTCTGGGTGAGTGGGAAGCTCCTGATCCCATAAAGAGACAGAGAATTGTGGAAAGTCTTCGGGCCCCTGCGTCTGATATTATCCGAAACTTGAAACGAGACAAGCCTGATTGCACCGCAGCAGAATACCTAGAAGCTTTGAGGGAGATTTATGGGTGTGTCGAGAGCAGTGAGGAGTTGAAGTATTTGTTTGAACATACTTACCAAAAGGAAGGGGAAAAGCTATCCACATTTGTCACCCGTTTAGACAAGATCTTACACCAAGTGATCCTGAAAGATGGACTGACACCTGAAACCGCCAGCCAAGCGCTGTTACGCCAGATCCTCAGAGGAGCTCTACCTCTGGACCCTATCTTGCTGAAGCTGAGAGTGAGGGGCCAAGATGAACCATTGACCTACTCTAGGTTGATGAAAACTATTCGGGAGGAAGAAGTTTTGGTAGCAGCCAAGTATCAGCCTGCCACCACTTTGAATTCACTGAACATTGGGACCTCTGCATATTCTGCATTGACCACTCTGAACGTGTCAGCCGATGACGAGCAGCAGCAGATAAAACCCCCGACTCCCTGTCCCCTTGGCTCAACGGGTGAAGAATCGACTCTTGACATTTTGATGCAGGCAGTGACTCAAGTGGCCAAATCCCACTCTACCTTGCAGCAAGCATTCAACGATTCACAGAGATTGGTTACACAGGTCATACAGACTCAAGAGGAATTACGACAGTCTATTGGAGATATCCAGAAAGCTGTAGTATCCCTGGCCTTTGAGAAGACAACATCGGGGGCTCAACACGCGAACAAGAAGCCCTTAGATCGGAGACGATGTTTTTACTGCGGGAAAACTGGACATTTACAGGCACAGTGTACAGAGGATAGAGTTACTTTCGACCCACTAGAAGAGATATTGAGTGCTCTCCAAGAGAGACTACAAAGTCAAAAGTCGTCGGAAAACTCCAAAGGGCCCCGGTGA